The Sciurus carolinensis chromosome 18, mSciCar1.2, whole genome shotgun sequence genome contains a region encoding:
- the Sez6l2 gene encoding seizure 6-like protein 2 isoform X1, with protein MGTPKAQHPPPPQLLFLILLSCPWIQGLPLKEEEALPEPGSETPTVASEALAELIHGALLRKGPEMGYLPGSDPDPTLATPPAGQTLAAPFLPRATEPGTGPLTTAVTPKGVRGAGPTAPELLTPPPGTTAPPPPSPASPVPPLGPEGGEEETTTTIITTTTVTTTVTSPVLCNNNISEGEGYVESPDLGSTASRTLGLLDCTYSIHVYPGYGIEIQVQTLNLSQEEELLVLAGGGSPGLAPRLLANSSMLGEGQVLRSPTNRLLLHFQSPRVPRGGGFRIHYQAYLLSCGFPPRPAHGDVSVTDLHPGGTATFHCDSGYQLQGEETLICLNGTRPAWNGEPPSCMASCGGTIHNATLGRIVSPEPGGAAGPNLTCRWVIEAAEGRRLHLHFERVSLDEDNDRLMVRSGGSPLSPVIYDSDMDDVPERGLISDAQSLYVELLSETPANPLLLSLRFEAFEEDRCFAPFLAHGNVTTTDPEYRPGALVTFSCLPGYALEPPGPPNAIECVDPTEPHWNDTEPACKAMCGGELSEPAGVVLSPDWPQSYSPGQDCVWGMHVQEEKRILLQVEILNVREGDMLTLFDGDGPSARVLAQLRGPQPRRRLLSSGPDLTLQFQAPPGPPNPGLGQGFVLHFKEVPRNDTCPELPPPEWGWRTASHGDLIRGTVLTYQCEPGYELLGSDILTCQWDLSWSAAPPACQKIMTCADPGEITNGHRTASDAGFPVGSHVQYRCLPGYSLEGAAVLTCYSRDTGTPKWSDRVPKCALKYEPCLNPGVPENGYQTLYKHHYQAGESLRFFCYEGFELIGEVTITCVPGHPSQWTSQPPLCKVAYEELLDNRKLEVTQTTDPSRQLEGGNLALAILLPLGLVIVLGSGVYIYYTKLQGKSLFGFSGSHSYSPITVESDFSNPLYEAGDTREYEVSI; from the exons ATGGGGACTCCCAAGGCCCAGCACCCACCGCCTCCCCAGCTGCTGTTCCTAATTCTGCTGAGCTGTCCCTGGATTCAGG GTCTGCccctgaaggaggaggaggcactGCCAGAGCCTGGAAGTGAGACCCCCACAGTGGCCTCTGAGGCCCTGGCTGAACTGATCCATGGGGCCCTGCTGAGGAAGGGCCCAGAGATGGGCTATTTGCCAG GATCTGATCCAGACCCCACACTAGCCACCCCTCCAGCCGGACAGACACTTGCAGCACCCTTTCTGCCACGGGCCACTGAGCCAGGGACAGGGCCTCTGACAACAGCGGTAACCCCTAAAGGAGTCAGGGGGGCAGGCCCCACCGCGCCGGAGCTGCTGACCCCGCCCCCGGGAACTACGgccccaccccctcccagccCCGCCTCCCCAGTCCCGCCCCTTGGCcctgagggaggagaggaagagaccaccaccaccatcatcaccacgaCAACTGTCACCACTACGGTCACCAGCCCAG TTCTGTGTAATAACAACATCTCCGAGGGTGAAGGGTACGTGGAGTCTCCAGATTTGGGGAGCACTGCCAGCCGCACCTTGGGGCTCCTAGACTGCACATACAGCATCCACGTCTACCCTGGCTACGGCATTGAGATCCAG GTGCAGACACTGAACCTATCTCAGGAGGAGGAACTCCTGGTGCTGGCTGGTGGGGGATCCCCGGGCCTGGCCCCCCGACTCCTGGCCAACTCCTCCATGCTGGGAGAAGGACAGGTCCTTCGGAGCCCAACCAACCGACTGCTCCTGCACTTCCAGAGCCCACGGGTCCCAAGGGGTGGTGGCTTCAGAATCCACTATCAGG CCTACCTTCTGAGTTGTGGCTTCCCTCCCCGGCCGGCCCATGGTGATGTGAGTGTGACAGATCTACACCCTGGTGGCACTGCCACCTTCCACTGTGATTCCGGCTACCAGCTGCAGGGTGAGGAGACTCTCATCTGCCTCAATGGCACCCGGCCAGCCTGGAATGGAGAACCCCCCAGCTGCATGG CATCCTGTGGTGGCACCATCCACAATGCTACGCTGGGCCGCATTGTGTCCCCTGAGCCTGGGGGAGCTGCAGGGCCCAACCTCACCTGCCGCTGGGTGATTGAAGCAGCTGAGGGACGCCGGCTGCACCTGCACTTCGAGAGGGTCTCACTGGATGAGGACAATGACAG GTTGATGGTGCGCTCCGGGGGCAGTCCCCTATCTCCTGTGATCTATGACTCCGACATGGATGATGTCCCAGAGCGTGGCCTTATCAGTGATGCCCAGTCCCTCTATGTGGAGTTGCTCTCAGAGACGCCGGCTAATCCCCTGCTGCTAAGCCTCCGATTTGAAG CCTTTGAAGAGGATCGATGCTTCGCTCCTTTCCTGGCACATGGCAATGTTACTACCACAGACCCTGAGTACCGCCCAGGGGCGCTGGTCACCTTCTCATGCCTCCCAGGATATGCTCTGGAGCCCCCAGGTCCCCCCAATGCCATTGAATGTGTGGACCCCACAGAACCTCACTGGAATGACACAGAACCAGCCTGCAAGG CCATGTGCGGAGGAGAACTGTCCGAGCCTGCTGGTGTGGTCCTCTCTCCCGACTGGCCCCAGAGCTACAGCCCCGGCCAGGACTGCGTGTGGGGCATGCACGTCCAGGAAGAGAAGCGCATCTTGCTCCAAGTTGAGAT CTTGAATGTGCGTGAAGGGGACATGTTGACACTATTTGATGGGGACGGTCCCAGTGCCCGTGTCCTGGCTCAGTTGCGGGGACCTCAGCCACGACGTCGCCTCCTCTCCTCTGGGCCCGATCTCACGCTCCAATTCCAGGCACCTCCTGGACCCCCAAATCCGGGCCTGGGCCAGGGCTTTGTATTACACTTCAAAG AGGTCCCGAGGAACGACACGTGCCCTGAGCTGCCTCCTccggagtggggctggaggacagCGTCCCACGGGGACCTGATTCGGGGCACCGTGCTCACATACCAGTGTGAGCCTGGCTACGAGCTGCTGGGCTCCGACATTCTCACCTGCCAGTGGGACCTGTCCTGGAGCGCTGCTCCACCCGCCTGCCAAAAGA TCATGACTTGTGCTGACCCTGGTGAGATTACCAATGGGCACCGGACGGCCTCCGACGCTGGCTTCCCTGTTGGCTCCCACGTCCAGTACCGTTGTCTGCCGGGGTACAGCCTGGAGGGGGCAGCCGTGCTTACCTGCTATAGCCGAGACACAGGCACACCCAAGTGGAGCGACCGGGTCCCCAAGTGTGCCT TGAAGTACGAGCCGTGCCTGAACCCTGGAGTTCCAGAGAATGGCTACCAGACGCTGTACAAGCATCACTACCAGGCTGGCGAGTCTCTGCGCTTCTTCTGCTACGAAGGCTTTGAGCTTATCGGCGAGGTCACCATCACTTGTGTGCCAGGCCACCCCTCACAGTGGACCAGCCAGCCCCCACTCTGCAAAG tGGCCTATGAGGAGCTCCTGGACAACCGAAAACTGGAAG TGACCCAGACTACAGACCCATCAAGGCAGCTGGAGGGTGGGAACCTCGCCTTGGCCATTCTGCTGCCCCTAGGCTTGGTCATTGTCCTCGGCAGTGGCGTTTACATATACTATACCAA GCTACAGGGAAAGTCCCTCTTTGGTTTCTCAGGCTCCCACTCCTACAGTCCCATCACCGTGGAGTCAGACTTCAGCAACCCGCTGTATGAAGCTGGG
- the Sez6l2 gene encoding seizure 6-like protein 2 isoform X2, which yields MGTPKAQHPPPPQLLFLILLSCPWIQGLPLKEEEALPEPGSETPTVASEALAELIHGALLRKGPEMGYLPGSDPDPTLATPPAGQTLAAPFLPRATEPGTGPLTTAVTPKGVRGAGPTAPELLTPPPGTTAPPPPSPASPVPPLGPEGGEEETTTTIITTTTVTTTVTSPVLCNNNISEGEGYVESPDLGSTASRTLGLLDCTYSIHVYPGYGIEIQVQTLNLSQEEELLVLAGGGSPGLAPRLLANSSMLGEGQVLRSPTNRLLLHFQSPRVPRGGGFRIHYQAYLLSCGFPPRPAHGDVSVTDLHPGGTATFHCDSGYQLQGEETLICLNGTRPAWNGEPPSCMASCGGTIHNATLGRIVSPEPGGAAGPNLTCRWVIEAAEGRRLHLHFERVSLDEDNDRLMVRSGGSPLSPVIYDSDMDDVPERGLISDAQSLYVELLSETPANPLLLSLRFEAFEEDRCFAPFLAHGNVTTTDPEYRPGALVTFSCLPGYALEPPGPPNAIECVDPTEPHWNDTEPACKAMCGGELSEPAGVVLSPDWPQSYSPGQDCVWGMHVQEEKRILLQVEILNVREGDMLTLFDGDGPSARVLAQLRGPQPRRRLLSSGPDLTLQFQAPPGPPNPGLGQGFVLHFKEVPRNDTCPELPPPEWGWRTASHGDLIRGTVLTYQCEPGYELLGSDILTCQWDLSWSAAPPACQKIMTCADPGEITNGHRTASDAGFPVGSHVQYRCLPGYSLEGAAVLTCYSRDTGTPKWSDRVPKCALKYEPCLNPGVPENGYQTLYKHHYQAGESLRFFCYEGFELIGEVTITCVPGHPSQWTSQPPLCKVTQTTDPSRQLEGGNLALAILLPLGLVIVLGSGVYIYYTKLQGKSLFGFSGSHSYSPITVESDFSNPLYEAGDTREYEVSI from the exons ATGGGGACTCCCAAGGCCCAGCACCCACCGCCTCCCCAGCTGCTGTTCCTAATTCTGCTGAGCTGTCCCTGGATTCAGG GTCTGCccctgaaggaggaggaggcactGCCAGAGCCTGGAAGTGAGACCCCCACAGTGGCCTCTGAGGCCCTGGCTGAACTGATCCATGGGGCCCTGCTGAGGAAGGGCCCAGAGATGGGCTATTTGCCAG GATCTGATCCAGACCCCACACTAGCCACCCCTCCAGCCGGACAGACACTTGCAGCACCCTTTCTGCCACGGGCCACTGAGCCAGGGACAGGGCCTCTGACAACAGCGGTAACCCCTAAAGGAGTCAGGGGGGCAGGCCCCACCGCGCCGGAGCTGCTGACCCCGCCCCCGGGAACTACGgccccaccccctcccagccCCGCCTCCCCAGTCCCGCCCCTTGGCcctgagggaggagaggaagagaccaccaccaccatcatcaccacgaCAACTGTCACCACTACGGTCACCAGCCCAG TTCTGTGTAATAACAACATCTCCGAGGGTGAAGGGTACGTGGAGTCTCCAGATTTGGGGAGCACTGCCAGCCGCACCTTGGGGCTCCTAGACTGCACATACAGCATCCACGTCTACCCTGGCTACGGCATTGAGATCCAG GTGCAGACACTGAACCTATCTCAGGAGGAGGAACTCCTGGTGCTGGCTGGTGGGGGATCCCCGGGCCTGGCCCCCCGACTCCTGGCCAACTCCTCCATGCTGGGAGAAGGACAGGTCCTTCGGAGCCCAACCAACCGACTGCTCCTGCACTTCCAGAGCCCACGGGTCCCAAGGGGTGGTGGCTTCAGAATCCACTATCAGG CCTACCTTCTGAGTTGTGGCTTCCCTCCCCGGCCGGCCCATGGTGATGTGAGTGTGACAGATCTACACCCTGGTGGCACTGCCACCTTCCACTGTGATTCCGGCTACCAGCTGCAGGGTGAGGAGACTCTCATCTGCCTCAATGGCACCCGGCCAGCCTGGAATGGAGAACCCCCCAGCTGCATGG CATCCTGTGGTGGCACCATCCACAATGCTACGCTGGGCCGCATTGTGTCCCCTGAGCCTGGGGGAGCTGCAGGGCCCAACCTCACCTGCCGCTGGGTGATTGAAGCAGCTGAGGGACGCCGGCTGCACCTGCACTTCGAGAGGGTCTCACTGGATGAGGACAATGACAG GTTGATGGTGCGCTCCGGGGGCAGTCCCCTATCTCCTGTGATCTATGACTCCGACATGGATGATGTCCCAGAGCGTGGCCTTATCAGTGATGCCCAGTCCCTCTATGTGGAGTTGCTCTCAGAGACGCCGGCTAATCCCCTGCTGCTAAGCCTCCGATTTGAAG CCTTTGAAGAGGATCGATGCTTCGCTCCTTTCCTGGCACATGGCAATGTTACTACCACAGACCCTGAGTACCGCCCAGGGGCGCTGGTCACCTTCTCATGCCTCCCAGGATATGCTCTGGAGCCCCCAGGTCCCCCCAATGCCATTGAATGTGTGGACCCCACAGAACCTCACTGGAATGACACAGAACCAGCCTGCAAGG CCATGTGCGGAGGAGAACTGTCCGAGCCTGCTGGTGTGGTCCTCTCTCCCGACTGGCCCCAGAGCTACAGCCCCGGCCAGGACTGCGTGTGGGGCATGCACGTCCAGGAAGAGAAGCGCATCTTGCTCCAAGTTGAGAT CTTGAATGTGCGTGAAGGGGACATGTTGACACTATTTGATGGGGACGGTCCCAGTGCCCGTGTCCTGGCTCAGTTGCGGGGACCTCAGCCACGACGTCGCCTCCTCTCCTCTGGGCCCGATCTCACGCTCCAATTCCAGGCACCTCCTGGACCCCCAAATCCGGGCCTGGGCCAGGGCTTTGTATTACACTTCAAAG AGGTCCCGAGGAACGACACGTGCCCTGAGCTGCCTCCTccggagtggggctggaggacagCGTCCCACGGGGACCTGATTCGGGGCACCGTGCTCACATACCAGTGTGAGCCTGGCTACGAGCTGCTGGGCTCCGACATTCTCACCTGCCAGTGGGACCTGTCCTGGAGCGCTGCTCCACCCGCCTGCCAAAAGA TCATGACTTGTGCTGACCCTGGTGAGATTACCAATGGGCACCGGACGGCCTCCGACGCTGGCTTCCCTGTTGGCTCCCACGTCCAGTACCGTTGTCTGCCGGGGTACAGCCTGGAGGGGGCAGCCGTGCTTACCTGCTATAGCCGAGACACAGGCACACCCAAGTGGAGCGACCGGGTCCCCAAGTGTGCCT TGAAGTACGAGCCGTGCCTGAACCCTGGAGTTCCAGAGAATGGCTACCAGACGCTGTACAAGCATCACTACCAGGCTGGCGAGTCTCTGCGCTTCTTCTGCTACGAAGGCTTTGAGCTTATCGGCGAGGTCACCATCACTTGTGTGCCAGGCCACCCCTCACAGTGGACCAGCCAGCCCCCACTCTGCAAAG TGACCCAGACTACAGACCCATCAAGGCAGCTGGAGGGTGGGAACCTCGCCTTGGCCATTCTGCTGCCCCTAGGCTTGGTCATTGTCCTCGGCAGTGGCGTTTACATATACTATACCAA GCTACAGGGAAAGTCCCTCTTTGGTTTCTCAGGCTCCCACTCCTACAGTCCCATCACCGTGGAGTCAGACTTCAGCAACCCGCTGTATGAAGCTGGG